A window from Roseofilum reptotaenium CS-1145 encodes these proteins:
- the galT gene encoding galactose-1-phosphate uridylyltransferase, producing the protein MEGNHIRLNKVTREWVIYAPKRKHRPQDWRQACTIAPPIPLPCPFCPGGTHEEEPILLELPKANGSGWQTRVVGNRYPALSTQGNTLRASHGIYLTMPGYGRHEVIIESPDHDKDIPTMERSEVELIIETYHHRYIDLMREHESMMGIIFRNHGQRAGASQSHPHSQIIITSIVPQQRRWREEEAQRYYDDWGRCLYCDILKFEYKEQTRILEENNSFLAFVPFAAEVPFEISIAPKHHEADFGSLTDTEKADFAAILQSILTRLSAKLNDPDYNYIINTAARYKAEEPQVHWYCQIRPRLTTPAGFEIASSVSINPSLPEWDAEFLRQ; encoded by the coding sequence ATTGAAGGTAACCACATCCGACTCAATAAGGTCACCAGGGAATGGGTCATCTATGCTCCCAAGAGAAAGCACCGTCCCCAAGATTGGCGACAAGCCTGCACTATCGCTCCTCCAATTCCTCTTCCTTGCCCCTTTTGTCCTGGAGGGACTCATGAGGAGGAACCCATTTTACTAGAACTGCCTAAAGCGAATGGTTCTGGGTGGCAAACCCGTGTTGTTGGCAATCGCTATCCGGCACTTTCGACTCAAGGCAATACCCTGCGCGCTTCCCATGGGATTTATCTCACGATGCCAGGTTATGGTCGCCATGAGGTGATTATCGAAAGTCCAGATCATGATAAGGATATTCCTACCATGGAGCGATCGGAAGTGGAGCTGATTATAGAAACCTATCATCACCGCTACATCGATCTAATGCGGGAACATGAGAGCATGATGGGGATTATCTTCCGCAATCACGGGCAACGAGCAGGTGCGTCCCAATCCCATCCCCATTCCCAGATTATCATTACGAGCATTGTGCCTCAACAACGACGCTGGCGCGAGGAGGAAGCGCAACGATATTATGATGACTGGGGGCGGTGTTTGTACTGTGATATTCTCAAGTTTGAGTACAAGGAGCAGACGCGGATACTAGAGGAAAATAATTCATTTTTGGCGTTTGTACCCTTTGCTGCTGAAGTGCCGTTTGAGATATCGATAGCCCCGAAACATCATGAGGCGGATTTTGGCAGTCTGACGGATACAGAAAAAGCAGACTTTGCCGCTATCTTACAAAGTATTTTAACGCGGTTATCGGCAAAACTCAACGATCCAGACTATAACTACATCATTAATACCGCAGCTCGCTATAAGGCAGAAGAACCTCAAGTTCACTGGTATTGCCAAATTCGGCCCCGGTTAACCACTCCTGCCGGATTTGAAATTGCCTCTAGCGTGAGTATTAATCCCTCTTTGCCGGAATGGGATGCTGAGTTTTTGCGACAATAG
- a CDS encoding GNAT family N-acetyltransferase gives MKIRIAQHDDIETLFEIRTSVVENYQSREEIAQLGITPESVAQMLATDSCAWVAEIDNQPIGFSIANATEKTILGLFVLPAFEGRGAGRALIQAAERWLESQGIEEIWLLTGNNPNFRAYGFYLHLDWVPVGVESDGNFQGEIKFIKKLTPQLL, from the coding sequence ATGAAAATCCGAATTGCCCAACACGATGATATTGAGACTCTCTTTGAGATTAGAACCAGCGTCGTCGAAAATTATCAATCCCGTGAAGAGATTGCTCAACTGGGGATTACTCCAGAGTCAGTTGCCCAAATGTTAGCAACAGATAGTTGTGCATGGGTTGCTGAGATTGATAATCAACCCATTGGTTTCTCGATTGCCAATGCTACAGAAAAAACCATATTGGGGCTATTTGTCCTCCCTGCTTTTGAAGGTCGAGGTGCTGGACGTGCGCTCATACAAGCGGCTGAACGTTGGTTAGAGTCGCAGGGAATTGAAGAGATTTGGTTACTAACAGGAAACAATCCTAACTTTAGAGCTTACGGCTTTTACTTGCATCTGGACTGGGTTCCCGTTGGTGTTGAATCGGATGGAAACTTCCAAGGGGAGATAAAATTTATCAAAAAACTGACACCACAATTGCTTTGA
- a CDS encoding DUF6653 family protein, whose amino-acid sequence MTYAQKIAQIFHMTDTVWERHTNPWSFWTRYLSLPLLVLASWSRVWLGWGALIPMALVLLWIWINPRLFPKPESTQNWASKGVLGERVWLNQKQVPIPSHHQPVLAFTNTVNGVGFAIVLWGLITLTLWPTLLGLSWVLLAKTWFLDRMVWLFEDMKDHPQYRDWLY is encoded by the coding sequence ATGACTTATGCCCAAAAGATCGCCCAGATTTTCCACATGACGGATACAGTATGGGAACGTCATACGAATCCCTGGAGTTTTTGGACACGCTACCTGAGTTTACCCCTTTTAGTATTAGCCAGTTGGAGTCGCGTTTGGTTAGGTTGGGGGGCATTAATTCCCATGGCCTTAGTTTTGTTGTGGATTTGGATTAATCCGCGACTGTTTCCCAAACCAGAAAGTACCCAAAATTGGGCTTCAAAAGGCGTATTAGGAGAACGGGTTTGGCTCAATCAAAAGCAAGTCCCGATTCCCAGCCATCATCAACCCGTGTTGGCGTTTACGAATACGGTGAATGGGGTTGGTTTTGCGATCGTCCTTTGGGGTTTGATTACCTTAACACTTTGGCCGACTTTGCTGGGTTTATCTTGGGTGCTTTTGGCTAAAACCTGGTTTCTCGATCGCATGGTTTGGCTCTTTGAAGACATGAAAGACCATCCCCAATATCGCGATTGGTTGTATTGA
- a CDS encoding gluconeogenesis factor YvcK family protein: MSFSLLKRLRRNHYTQAIGRRSGKSSRLNQWFKWLSPGLFVKRWMVISAGGMILATLGLAIWTKMTPVFYLLRLTEAVLSSLAQLVPNTISGPLVVIGGILLILWGQSQTVNSISQVLRPPGDEELVDMLISHRRLHRGPKIVALGGGTGLSTLLRGLKLYSANITAIVTVADDGGSSGRLRRELGVQPPGDIRNCLAALGDEEKLLTELFQYRFKTGDGLAGHSFGNLFLTAMSEVTGDLEQAIAASSHVLAVRGQVLPATLEDVYLWADLEDGRRIEGESRIPEAKGKIVKIGCVPESPLALPAAISAIEEADYIIMGPGSLYTSVIPNLLVPEIVEAIAKKRVPRIYVCNIMTEPGETDGYTVSDHIRAIDRVVKRRIFDAVLVHKRPPSEAALIRYAKQRSHPVFLDREDVARLGYRMVMSNVMDEDAIAHKVRHDSHQLAKVLLRWYSRVRGL; encoded by the coding sequence ATGTCCTTTAGCCTGCTCAAGCGACTGCGAAGAAATCATTATACCCAAGCCATTGGCCGACGCAGTGGCAAATCTTCGCGTTTGAATCAGTGGTTTAAGTGGCTCTCCCCTGGATTGTTTGTTAAGCGCTGGATGGTGATTAGCGCTGGGGGAATGATTCTGGCAACTTTGGGGTTGGCGATTTGGACGAAGATGACCCCAGTTTTTTATTTGCTGAGATTAACGGAGGCGGTATTAAGTAGTTTGGCTCAGTTGGTTCCGAATACGATTAGCGGGCCGTTGGTGGTGATTGGGGGGATTCTACTGATTTTGTGGGGCCAGAGTCAAACGGTGAATTCTATTAGTCAGGTGTTAAGGCCTCCTGGGGATGAGGAGTTGGTGGATATGTTGATCTCCCATCGTCGTCTGCATCGGGGGCCGAAAATTGTGGCGCTCGGAGGAGGAACAGGATTATCGACGTTGTTGCGGGGGTTGAAGCTCTATAGCGCTAATATTACGGCGATTGTGACGGTGGCGGATGATGGAGGGTCTTCGGGACGGTTGCGACGGGAGTTGGGAGTGCAACCACCTGGGGATATTCGCAATTGTTTGGCGGCTTTGGGGGATGAAGAGAAGTTGTTGACGGAGTTGTTTCAATATCGCTTTAAGACGGGGGATGGGTTAGCGGGTCATAGTTTTGGTAATTTATTTTTGACCGCCATGAGTGAGGTTACGGGGGACTTGGAGCAGGCGATCGCCGCGAGTTCTCATGTGTTAGCGGTACGCGGTCAGGTGTTACCGGCAACGTTGGAAGATGTGTATTTGTGGGCTGACCTGGAGGATGGCCGCCGGATTGAGGGGGAATCGCGGATTCCAGAGGCAAAGGGAAAAATTGTTAAGATTGGTTGTGTTCCGGAGTCTCCACTAGCTCTGCCCGCCGCGATCTCCGCGATCGAGGAAGCTGATTACATTATTATGGGGCCAGGCAGTTTGTATACAAGCGTGATTCCCAATTTATTAGTACCGGAAATTGTGGAGGCGATCGCCAAAAAACGGGTTCCCCGGATTTATGTCTGCAATATTATGACGGAACCGGGAGAGACTGATGGCTATACAGTTTCCGATCATATTCGGGCGATCGATCGGGTGGTGAAACGGCGGATTTTTGATGCGGTTTTAGTGCATAAACGGCCCCCTTCTGAAGCGGCTCTGATCCGATATGCAAAGCAGCGTTCCCATCCGGTATTTTTGGATCGCGAAGATGTGGCACGGTTAGGGTATCGGATGGTGATGAGTAATGTCATGGATGAGGATGCGATCGCCCATAAAGTCCGCCATGATTCCCATCAGTTGGCGAAAGTCTTGTTACGTTGGTATAGTCGCGTACGGGGCTTGTAA
- a CDS encoding ATP-binding protein has translation MQHLIASGKLDSLSVIAQYVLAVAQEAGLDRKSSYKLRLAVDEIATNIIIHGYVEAGINGDLDIRADMTDQELMVSMEDTGAVYDPTEEEEPPHLCLSIEQRPCGGLGVYLALQSVDRFIHERTGSINRNVFIVKRQEHSLDPL, from the coding sequence ATGCAGCATTTGATTGCTTCAGGTAAACTAGATTCTTTGTCAGTGATTGCACAGTATGTTTTAGCTGTAGCTCAGGAGGCAGGGTTAGATCGTAAATCCTCTTATAAATTGAGATTAGCAGTTGATGAAATTGCTACTAATATTATTATTCATGGTTATGTAGAAGCAGGCATTAATGGGGATTTAGATATCCGAGCGGATATGACCGATCAAGAACTGATGGTCTCTATGGAAGATACAGGTGCTGTTTACGATCCCACAGAAGAAGAGGAACCGCCTCATTTATGTTTGTCCATCGAACAACGGCCCTGTGGGGGGTTAGGGGTTTACTTAGCCCTGCAAAGTGTAGATCGGTTTATCCATGAGCGCACTGGCTCGATCAACCGTAATGTGTTTATTGTCAAACGGCAAGAACATTCCTTAGATCCGCTCTAA
- a CDS encoding sensor histidine kinase, which translates to MDTKIITQGYPISRYSLLSGAIVLVYFIVAYITTTMIGLGEISPICPAAGIGLGVLAVYGIELWPGVGLGSWAYALMLGASPVVAIAGALSHITGAAIGVYLLGLCRWKPMLPKLKPVLQLVFWGAMISTGITAFLDTVLGLWLHMLTSQMALEHLWRMWLGESMGVLLITPILVYGISRWSLGKEPIQINTPEYWIETPIAIVLFFVVSSLIFGLPNMGWINDQWMLDIADAPLEYLCFPFIVWAAFRYGAIGVFTTSLSIAVLALMGLSQDQGLLIMRADTRQEAIFGFEILIGSIQITALILAASLTELTVNAELLRHNHDRLSEDITLREASIMELETTLEQQKQTLQENQEALSRSNQLKNCFFQAIAHDLRTTLMGMLMLHQNLLKKPGETLSVSRSLLQRLTEGGDRQLRKLNTLLEVANLDSNLRAIETEAINLALVLERVLEELQPDFQANEVCLTYHRPEKLPLVNADPQQMKRVFEHLLSNAIKHNPPGVEIQIQFQTHPNHEVCCSVTDNGVGITTEKLPYLFSLDPQASDCQTNRPLTGISLGLYQCHRILATHGGQLGVESHLTQGSRFWLCLPEYRSPSPSVNLS; encoded by the coding sequence ATGGATACCAAAATTATAACTCAGGGATACCCAATTAGCCGATACAGTTTGCTCAGTGGAGCGATTGTCCTAGTGTACTTCATTGTCGCCTATATAACGACAACAATGATCGGCTTAGGAGAAATTTCTCCAATTTGTCCAGCGGCAGGGATAGGCCTAGGGGTATTAGCGGTTTATGGTATCGAGCTTTGGCCAGGAGTGGGCTTAGGAAGTTGGGCTTATGCCCTCATGTTAGGCGCTTCCCCTGTAGTGGCGATTGCTGGGGCCCTCAGTCATATTACGGGTGCGGCGATCGGTGTTTATTTATTGGGATTATGTCGATGGAAACCCATGCTTCCGAAACTCAAACCCGTACTTCAGTTAGTCTTTTGGGGAGCCATGATCAGTACGGGGATTACGGCATTTCTGGATACAGTTTTGGGTCTATGGTTACATATGCTCACGTCACAAATGGCTTTAGAGCATCTGTGGAGAATGTGGTTGGGCGAGAGTATGGGAGTTTTATTAATTACTCCCATTCTGGTCTATGGGATCAGCCGTTGGTCTTTGGGAAAAGAGCCAATTCAGATTAATACTCCTGAATATTGGATAGAAACCCCGATCGCGATCGTTCTTTTCTTCGTTGTTAGTAGCTTGATTTTTGGTCTCCCCAATATGGGGTGGATTAACGATCAGTGGATGCTGGATATAGCTGATGCACCCTTAGAATATCTCTGTTTTCCATTTATCGTTTGGGCAGCCTTTCGCTATGGCGCGATCGGGGTTTTTACCACCAGTCTCTCGATCGCCGTTTTAGCTTTAATGGGTTTGAGTCAAGATCAAGGTCTATTGATTATGAGGGCAGATACTAGGCAAGAAGCCATCTTTGGGTTTGAAATCTTGATCGGCTCCATTCAGATCACAGCTTTGATCTTGGCTGCCAGTTTAACGGAACTCACGGTTAATGCCGAGCTACTGCGCCATAATCACGATCGCTTATCGGAAGATATTACCCTTAGAGAAGCTTCGATTATGGAGTTAGAAACCACTTTGGAGCAACAAAAGCAAACCTTACAGGAAAATCAGGAAGCCTTAAGCCGATCCAATCAACTAAAAAATTGTTTTTTTCAAGCCATTGCCCATGATTTACGCACCACACTCATGGGGATGCTGATGCTCCATCAAAATTTACTCAAAAAACCGGGAGAAACCCTATCGGTGAGTCGATCGCTCCTGCAACGGCTCACTGAAGGAGGCGATCGCCAATTGCGTAAACTCAACACTTTGCTCGAAGTGGCTAATCTAGATTCTAACTTAAGAGCGATCGAGACTGAAGCCATTAATCTCGCTCTCGTTTTAGAACGGGTACTAGAAGAATTGCAACCGGATTTTCAAGCCAATGAGGTTTGCCTAACGTATCATCGGCCAGAGAAATTACCCCTCGTTAATGCCGATCCTCAGCAGATGAAACGTGTGTTTGAACATCTGCTCTCCAATGCCATCAAGCATAATCCCCCTGGAGTCGAGATCCAGATTCAGTTCCAAACTCACCCTAACCATGAGGTGTGCTGTTCAGTGACCGATAATGGAGTCGGTATTACTACCGAAAAGCTGCCCTATTTATTTTCCTTAGATCCTCAAGCTTCCGACTGTCAAACCAATCGTCCCTTAACTGGCATTTCCCTCGGTCTATATCAATGCCATCGGATTCTAGCCACCCATGGTGGTCAGTTAGGTGTTGAAAGTCATCTAACTCAGGGGTCTCGTTTCTGGTTGTGCCTTCCTGAGTATCGCTCCCCCTCCCCTTCTGTAAATTTAAGCTAA
- a CDS encoding peptidoglycan-binding domain-containing protein — MDGLAYLHYALVWDDFNGDQIANVQQLLAIALVISLLSQMSPTLGNYVWQLGDYGPAVVELQDRLKAVGCFPGSTRSTGYYGPITTESVKALQAAQNIAIDGMVGVHTQALLDRGLGCYIQEYSSILNVGSQGDRVGKLQIQLNNWGVPPEPGGSLKVDGIFGPETQKSVIRFQEFKGLKVDGIVGPETSQALWEPRLNAEQQRLFAEFKALAVWLCEDPQNPNDLEHKRIREEMLWGYSNGDRRLNWEDWSKQWCRLGFNPQNPDNWGGIYQGYMGQF; from the coding sequence ATGGATGGTTTAGCCTACCTCCATTACGCTCTGGTTTGGGATGATTTCAATGGCGATCAGATTGCTAATGTTCAGCAGCTTTTGGCGATCGCCTTAGTCATCTCTCTCTTGAGTCAAATGTCTCCCACCCTAGGAAATTATGTGTGGCAGTTGGGGGATTATGGCCCTGCGGTGGTGGAACTCCAGGATCGGCTTAAAGCAGTAGGATGTTTTCCTGGGAGTACCCGCAGTACGGGCTATTATGGCCCCATTACTACAGAATCGGTTAAAGCTTTACAAGCGGCTCAGAACATTGCGATCGATGGAATGGTTGGGGTTCACACACAAGCTTTACTGGATCGGGGTTTGGGCTGTTATATTCAGGAATACTCCTCTATTTTGAACGTGGGGAGTCAAGGAGATCGCGTCGGTAAGCTTCAAATTCAACTCAATAACTGGGGAGTCCCTCCCGAACCAGGGGGAAGCCTCAAGGTTGATGGTATTTTTGGCCCCGAAACCCAAAAATCGGTTATTCGGTTTCAAGAATTTAAGGGACTGAAGGTGGATGGTATTGTAGGGCCAGAAACTTCTCAAGCATTGTGGGAACCGCGTTTGAATGCGGAACAACAACGATTGTTTGCTGAATTTAAGGCTCTGGCTGTTTGGCTGTGTGAAGATCCCCAAAATCCAAACGATCTCGAACATAAACGGATCAGGGAAGAGATGTTATGGGGTTATTCTAATGGCGATCGCCGCCTGAATTGGGAAGACTGGAGCAAGCAATGGTGTCGGTTAGGTTTTAATCCCCAAAATCCCGATAACTGGGGCGGGATTTATCAAGGGTATATGGGACAGTTTTAA
- a CDS encoding CRR6 family NdhI maturation factor, giving the protein MSIEIKLGAKAIQTLDLAPAQEAIASLLAEGQLSAHEQKLKFNIEYPREDTDPRELSEIPEIRLWFIRLDTVYPWLPFLLDWKGGELARYTAMLIPHQFHRTDGIQFNPEALEIFVMRKTFVLMNWMQQQGIEPRSRLKAITQMLGYELDDGFFDLIMNP; this is encoded by the coding sequence ATGTCTATTGAAATTAAATTGGGTGCTAAAGCCATTCAAACCTTAGATCTTGCCCCAGCTCAGGAGGCGATCGCTTCCCTATTAGCGGAAGGTCAGTTATCTGCCCATGAACAGAAGCTTAAATTTAACATTGAGTATCCCCGCGAAGATACAGATCCCAGGGAACTTTCAGAAATTCCTGAAATCCGCCTCTGGTTTATCCGTTTAGATACCGTCTATCCTTGGCTGCCCTTCCTATTGGACTGGAAAGGAGGAGAACTAGCCCGTTATACCGCCATGCTCATTCCCCATCAATTCCATCGCACCGATGGTATTCAATTCAATCCGGAAGCTCTGGAGATTTTTGTCATGCGTAAAACTTTTGTCTTAATGAACTGGATGCAACAACAAGGCATTGAACCGAGATCGCGCCTCAAAGCCATTACCCAGATGTTAGGCTACGAATTAGATGATGGTTTCTTTGACCTGATTATGAACCCTTGA
- a CDS encoding DUF4334 domain-containing protein, translating to MTVSQNLEILKQGQSILHNGKTTLDKALELFDTLEPVNLEFMFGRWQGSQLHTDHPMDGLLEASNWYGKEFINAETVHPLLFLDAQGQIIKVAPNARAMEWIGKMPKMNLAMLKPLLGLTNSLLKTEKSQARLRMMEYRNKISATMIYDYLPINDSFRKIDGNTVLGVMDFKSLPQPFFFILKRSSQK from the coding sequence GTGACCGTTAGTCAAAATCTAGAAATCCTCAAACAGGGCCAATCTATCCTACACAATGGTAAAACCACCCTCGATAAAGCTCTAGAGTTATTTGATACCCTAGAACCGGTTAACTTAGAATTTATGTTCGGTCGATGGCAAGGTTCTCAATTGCATACCGATCACCCCATGGATGGCTTATTAGAAGCCTCCAATTGGTATGGGAAAGAATTTATTAATGCCGAAACGGTACACCCTTTGCTATTTTTAGATGCCCAGGGACAAATCATTAAAGTTGCGCCCAATGCTAGAGCTATGGAATGGATTGGCAAAATGCCAAAGATGAATCTAGCTATGCTCAAGCCTTTATTGGGTTTGACCAACTCTCTACTCAAAACAGAAAAAAGTCAAGCCCGATTACGGATGATGGAATACCGAAATAAAATCAGCGCGACGATGATCTATGATTATTTGCCGATCAATGATTCTTTTAGGAAAATTGACGGTAACACTGTCTTAGGAGTGATGGATTTTAAGAGTTTGCCCCAACCTTTCTTTTTTATTCTCAAGCGTTCATCCCAGAAATAA
- a CDS encoding HepT-like ribonuclease domain-containing protein, producing the protein MPRDRESLIDIINAIRRIVRYTNGVSRSQLAANDEKLSAILYQITIIGEATKRLSQEFRQEHPEIPWREMAGMRDVIIHEYDRLDFDIVWDVVANKITELLTMLESVLIE; encoded by the coding sequence ATGCCACGCGATCGAGAATCTCTGATTGATATTATTAATGCTATTAGACGCATTGTACGTTATACCAATGGTGTTAGTCGATCTCAATTAGCAGCAAATGATGAAAAGTTATCTGCTATCTTGTATCAAATTACCATTATTGGTGAAGCGACCAAACGACTATCCCAAGAATTTCGTCAAGAACATCCAGAAATTCCTTGGCGTGAAATGGCAGGAATGCGAGATGTAATTATCCATGAATACGATCGACTAGACTTTGATATTGTATGGGATGTGGTAGCTAATAAAATTACAGAACTTTTAACTATGCTTGAAAGTGTTCTGATTGAATAA
- a CDS encoding nucleotidyltransferase family protein, protein MEEIIDFCHRWQICEFSLFGSVLRDDFHPNSDIDILVDFDPEAKRGLREALQMQDELESLFNRKVDLIPKAAIARSENWLRRNNILESAKTIYATRSRISD, encoded by the coding sequence ATGGAGGAAATTATCGACTTTTGTCATCGCTGGCAGATTTGTGAATTCTCTCTTTTTGGTTCGGTGTTACGTGACGACTTTCACCCGAATAGTGACATCGATATCTTAGTCGATTTTGACCCAGAAGCCAAGCGCGGGTTAAGGGAAGCCTTGCAAATGCAAGATGAACTCGAATCCCTGTTTAATCGTAAAGTAGACTTGATTCCCAAAGCGGCGATCGCCCGCAGCGAGAATTGGCTCAGACGCAATAATATACTTGAATCAGCAAAAACAATTTATGCCACGCGATCGAGAATCTCTGATTGA
- a CDS encoding Fur family transcriptional regulator produces the protein MSNEPNTLEPIRSLEDAIHRCQDLGMRLSRQRRFILELLWQEQEHLSAREIYDLLNQQGREIGHTSVYQNLEALSSQGIIECVDRADGRLYGHISDPHSHINCLDNGKILDIHVELPPELIEQIEAQTGVKITDYRIDFYGYSASR, from the coding sequence ATGAGCAACGAACCGAACACCTTAGAACCGATCCGCTCTTTAGAAGATGCCATTCATCGCTGTCAAGATTTGGGAATGCGCCTGAGTCGTCAACGGCGATTTATCCTAGAATTACTCTGGCAGGAACAGGAGCATCTGTCCGCACGGGAAATTTATGACCTACTGAATCAGCAAGGAAGAGAGATCGGTCATACCTCAGTGTATCAGAATCTCGAAGCCCTTTCTTCCCAAGGCATCATTGAATGTGTCGATCGCGCCGATGGCCGGCTCTACGGTCATATTAGTGACCCCCATTCTCACATCAATTGCTTAGACAATGGCAAAATTCTGGATATTCACGTCGAGCTACCGCCAGAGTTAATTGAGCAAATTGAAGCGCAAACCGGGGTTAAAATTACCGATTATCGGATTGATTTCTATGGATATAGCGCTTCGCGCTAG